TCCATTGAGGGTCAATCCAACCATTGCACAAATGAGGCAACACAGTGAAGAGTGTGCCAAGAAGCATAAAGCAATGGCCTACTTGCAGAATGGGGTATCTGATGTGATTTTCACTCGGATAATGGCTTGTGACTCACCAAAGCAAGCATGAGAGAAGCTAAAGGAGGAGTTCATAGGGTCAGACAAAACAAAGCAGCAGCAATTTATCAACCTTAGAAGGGATTTTGAAAACTTAAAGATGAGGGAGTCAGAGACCATCAAACAGTACTCTAATAGGATAATGGCCATAATCAACAACATTAGGCTCTTTGATGATGATTTTAGTGAGAGCAGAGTTGTTGAAAAGGTTATTGCAACTCTTCTTGAAAAATTTAAGTCAAAGATCTCTTCATTGGAGGACTCGAGGGATTTATCAACCATCTCATTGTCTGAGTTGGTGAATTCCCTATATGCACTTGAGCAAAAGAGGCCCAATAGGCAGGAAGAGCATCCTGAAGGAGCTTTCCAAGCAAAGGCCAAAGAAGGCTCAAGTTCTAGCCAAAAAGGGAAGAAACCTTGGGTCAatagaagggaaaaatcaagGAGAGATGCAAGGAAGAAGAGGTTTCCACCATGCATTCACTGTAAGAAGAATACATATTTGGAAAAGAACTACTGATTCAGGCCAGATATTCAGTGCATAAGCTATAAACAGTTTGGACATGTTTAGAGGGTGTGCAAAAACAAAGGGAAGGAACAAGCTCAGCAGCAAATGCAAGCTCAGGCTGCTGAGGATCTTCAAGTTCAAAAGGGCATATTTTTACAGCCTCCTGTTTTGCAACCTCAAGCAATGTCAGATGTGACTGGCTAGTGGATAGTGGCTGCACACACCATATGGCAGTTGATGAAAGGCTGTTCAAGTAACTTGATAAAAGATTTGCCTCAAAGATCAGGATTGGTAATGGAAACCTGATTGAAGCCAAAGGTAGGGGTAATATGGTGATCAATACACAATCAGgtaacaaagtgatttttgatgtgCTTTTTGTGCCTGACATAAATCAGAATCTACTTAGTGTTGGTCAGCTTGTAGAAAAAGGTTACTTACTTGCTTTTAAGAATGGCTCATGCATTGTTGAAGATTCTTATGGTTAGGAGTTGGTCACAGTAGCAATGACTGATAGGTGTTTTATGCTTGATGTCAATCAACTTAAGAAGAAGGCTTACACCAGCCTTCTTGATGATACTGGTTTATGGCACAGGAGATTAGGCCATGTTAATTACAAGTCACTTGATCAGTTGCGCAAGTTGAACTTGGTTGAAGACATGTCAAAAGTTGAAGCCAAAGACACTACTTGTGAAGTTTGCCAGCTTGGTAAGCAAACCAGATTACCTTTTCCAGTTGATATGGCATGGAGGGCTCAAGAAAGACTTGAGCTGGTTCATTCTGATGTCTGTGGACCAATGAAGACTTCTTCATTGAATGACAGCAAGTATTTTGTGCTGTTTATTGATGATCTGGCCAAGTTTTGCTGGGTCTATTTCTTGAAGCAGAAGTATAAAGTGTTTGAAGCCTTTAGCAAATTCAAGGCATTGGCTGAGAATCAGTCAAGTTGCAAGATTAAGGCTTTAAGAACTGACAATGGCACTGAGTACCTATCTGAAAAGTTTCAGAAAGTGTGTGAGCAAGCTGGGATTCACCATCAGCTAACAACAGTCTATACTCCTCAGCAAAATGGGGTATGTGAGAGAAAGAATAGAATTATGCTTGATATGGCTAGATGTTTGCTATTTAAGAGCAAGCTGCCAAGCAAATTTTGGGTTGAGACTGTCAATACCTCAGTTTACCTGCTCAACAAGCTGCCAACTCATGCTATGAAAGAAAAGACTCATTTTGAAGCCTGGCATGGACTCAAGCCTACTGTTTCACATTTGAAGGTGTTTGGCTGTGTTTGCTATGCCCTTATTCCAGTTAAGAGGAGAACCAAGCTCGAGAAAAGGGCTGTTCCAGGAATATTTGTTGGGTACAATAGCATCAAGAAGGGTTACAGAGTGTATGATCCCTCAACAAAAAAGATTTTAGTAAGTAGGGATATGAAGTTTAATGAAGCAAGCTATTGGAAATGGGATGGAACTGATGCAAGTTTACTTGAAGAAGACTAGAATGATCTTGACCTACAGCATGATGAGATTGAAGCTGAAGCAGAAGGTGATTAAGATGATCCTCTTATTAGAGGCACTAGGACACTAGCAGACATCTATAAAAGGCGTGCTATAACCATGGTTGAGCCTTCCTGCTATGATAAAGCAGCAAGAGAGAACTGCTGGCAAGAAGCTATGGAAGCTGAACTAAGGATGATCCATAAGAATGACACATGGGAGCTGGTTGATAGGCCAGTAGATAGGAAGATTATAGGTGTCAAATGGGTGTTCAGAACCAAGAAATGCAGATGGGTCTCTGAACAAGCACAAGGCTAGGCTGGTTGTAAAGGGGAATAGTCAGTAACAAGAAGTTGATTTCTTTGAAACCTTTGCGCCTATTGCAAGGTTGGATACCATAAGGTTGTTGTTTGCCTTAGCTACTCAAAAACAATGGAAAGTGCATCAATTGGATGTCAAATTAGCATTTCTGAATGGATTTCTCAAGGAAGAAATCTTCATAGAACAACCTAAGGGCTTCAAGGTCCCTGGTAAGGAACACAAGGTTTACAAGCTTAAGAAGGCTTTGTATGGCCTAAAACAGGCTCCAAGGGCCTGGTATGACAGGATAGATGCATACCTGTCAAGGCTAGGACTCGAGAAGAGCATTAATAAGCCCACACTCTATGTGAAGAAGGCTGAAAAAGAAACCTTGTTGATAGTCTCACTTTATGTGGATGACTTATTGGTTACTGGTTGCAAAAGTGAGTTGATTGAAGAATTCAAGAAGCAGATGCAAGATGTTTTTGAGATGACTGATTTAGGTTTGATGACCTACTTCCTTAGTATGGAAGTGAATTAGAATGAGCAAGGTATTTTCATAAGCCAGCAAGATTTGCACTTAAAGTTCTAAACAAATTCAGCATGTCAAACTGCAAGCCTGCTAGCACTCCCGTTGCACTAAGAGAGAAATTGTCAAGCACTAGTGAGCATGATCGTGTGTAATGgtcatgaaactaactaaaaatttgactaaggcaagtgcacctatcgaacagtagtatagttgtggtgagaccgaaaatatcgtatccacgaggactaaaagtactagtaattactatctttttattatctagcctaaaaactAAAGAGTGTTTTTAAACTAAGACTAATTATCTATTTAACTAAGATTATGatagagattaaagttggaaaatacttttggaaaatggatggagaagacaataatacccaaggaagattccacctagacttcacttattacctttgaattagacgatttattcacttgacttaatccatagaaatccctgatttatgttaatatctctctcgagactaagaacaactgactctaggttgattaatcgaaatctctttccaattaaaacccctattgttgcattaactcaatctatggattcccttattagatttgactctaatccggcagatttatgtcatctatctataggattgcatgcaactctgcttatttatgaatgatctactcttaaatagggacttttgctccactgaataagcacatcaaaaaattgaattaatatcctagaatatttaTCACCACCTGAAACGAAATTAAATCCAAGTCAAATTAAAAcaagtaaataaaataacaaatcaaAGATTAAGGAAgcgaataaagaaaataaatggaaagatagaacATCGCGtatagaagtcctaagaagccttggaaacacgaagaTTCCATAACTcccttcaagcggctctaatttcccctctaagataaaaaccttggcaagaaaaagtttgaagatgatccccacaatctaaaaagattgttaaaactcttctaaaagaaactcaagagaaattcttgaaaataaaactcagagagaatttattaactcaaaagagaaatataataataatgaattgTCTATTTTGTGTACAATGTGAAGGCTTatatatataggctagctaaataaatctaaataaaactcctaagtatactagaactctaatttatTCTAAACAGAACTCTAATTTattctaaacaagaagtagttttaaattaaactttcttattaacataaaattcctaaataacttaaaatacttaataattataaaaattcggaataaaacaataataaaataataagagctgataaataaaatattgggctcatatataataaaaattaagcctaaaacccaaacccaatatgatttaaactcgaattaaaaacccaaaactcgtAATTTCCGTCATAATCCCGTTTAGAAATTCTGCTCGCGCAGTCTTCACTAAAAttgtcataacttgagctcccgaACTCAAAATCTAGTGATTCAAAATGTGTTTCGAAGATAAGAGATAGATATTCAAACGCCATGAAGACATCTCAACCCAAAAATGCCAGGATCCCACCCAAAAAAGTCGTCGAAAGTCTGCTGATTTCCAAGCCTGAAAATTGACAATATTGATGATTAgaatctaataaatttcaccccatctgTGCATGTATCATTCTCCCTTTCCTCAAAAAGATTCATCCTTGAATCTTGTGTTTGATCAAATCCTGATTTGATTTGCTTAGCCTTTGACATTGCTGTTGAGCCTTGAAGTAGTGTGAATCCATCATATCCATGAGTCTGAAATTGTGCCTTGAGACCTCAATCAAAACCTTTCTCGTTGACTGGGTAATGGATTGCTAGGATAGAGGAGACATTTTGGGGGCGATCGATGGGAGGTTGGGAAAGGGGTTTGTGATACAAGAAGCAGAGGTTTGTGTACTAAAAAATCTGAAAAGTTGAAATTATATTTATCAtatcattttttatttatatcaAGGATTTTATTTTACTAAATAACAATCTATTTGTACCATCAAACAATAACAGGGGAAAAACAGAAAACTAAATAGGAGAAAATCTTGAAAAGGCTAGTCAAGTAGTTTACCACAATCACTGCTTCTTCCTCGATTGGCCcattataaaattgaaaattttttgcaTCCGTTTAGGCTGCGGCCCTTCTTCCACTGTTTCCTCGTCGATATTACGTTTTTGTTTTACAAGGGAAGTGCTACCTGTGGATTCATCGTTGTCAGTAGAGTGATGATGGATCAGTTCAAAGTTTGGAGAAGATTGAGTGGTATGGCACTGTAGCTGTCTTATTTCTTCCAAATCTTTCTCATACATTATTCTAACACTACACTTCTTCACCTTAACACAGGGAATACTATTTGTGCCTTGGAAAGATATCTGAAGCTCATCGCATTCATGATCAGAACAATCCATTGTCCATAAATTCTTGGTTTCATGTTCACCACGTTTATCCTCCAAGGATAATGGATATAATTTATCGCGCGAGAAATAACAAAGAAACAGGTGATCCTTTGATATAATTTCTCTATCTGAAGGAAAGAAAGTTGATTGGATCCTTCGAGGATTTCTACAACGGATATAAGCTCTACAGCTGATAGCCTTTCCCTCGGAACCACCATCATTGTCGAAGATGCAGCAGAAAGCAACTCCAATCCATTGACTGTCATTCTGAATATTGAGAGGCAGAGGTATTTCAATTACAGAGCCGCCTCTCTGTTGGCTGAACCATTCTGGGATTTCATTTCCAGGTATAATAATATCAAACTCTTTTCTTGAATTCGCAAATGCCTGCAAATTAAAACATCAGTCGATCTTGAATTTGCAAATGTctgcaaaaataaaataatcgatGATAAAAAAGAGAGATTAATCAACCTTAAGATGTGTTTTCAGCAATGTCACTGCACTAATGTTCTCAGCCAATCTGTAGCTGTTAATGGCTCTAATGCTAGCACTAGTTCTCCACTCACTTGTCATTCTTGCTAGAAGCACAGGCAACGATTCAAGCTCACTGCAATTTGACACTTCAAGATTTTGAGGACTGGAAAGACGAGTAAGAGACGCAGCTATGCTGGTGAAATTGTTACCACTAAGATCAAGAATTCTCAATGAGGATAGACCAGAAATATCACTAGGAATATCTCCTTCACCAATATTGCACAGGCTGCAATTTGACAATATAAGAAATTCAAGCTTGGAGAGTCGAGTAAGAGACGCTGGTATGCTGTTGAAATTGTTACCGCTAAGATCAAGGTTTGTCAAAGAGGATAGACAAGAAATAGCACTATGGATATCTCCTTCACCAAGATTGCAGTCCCTTAGTTTCAACTTTCTTAATGAACTCAAACCGGATAATAAAGGTAGCATTAGAGCTATAGAATTCATCCTTCCTCTTTGACTTACCTTGAAAAGAGAAAGGATATTTCTTTTTAACTTAGACGGACCCTTGCATCCACCGAACgacaaaattttaagatttttcaaTTGAGAAATGAAGAAGGGTGGTTCTTTTATGGCTGTTTCACTCAAGTCAAGCTCTTCCAAAAATTCTGCTTGCTGCAAATTCTCTGGCAAATATTCAACTTTACAACAATCAGAAAGGTGAAGAGTTTTTAGATGTTCCATTTTCCCATCAATCTCTGGAAACCTTGCAAGATTTGAGTAACCCGAAAGAACTAATGTTTCAAGGGATTCCGTTCCAATTTTGGTTGGAAGACTCTTTAGACTTTTGCACTCTCTTAAATTCAAAAGTTTAAGTCTCTTAAGCAGTCCAAGCGATGGATGGACATCTACTAATCTGGTACAACCTTCCATAATCAGAACTTTGAGATATGGGGCTGTTATGAAGTCTGGTGTCTAGATTAGGTTTTGAGACCCTTTAAGGCGGATTATTTTCAACTTATACAAGGGCTGTCGAAAACAATAACAGATTAGAGAGAAAACAGAGAACATAATAAAGCTCATTTTTATAGTTATTATTTTTTATCTTATTCAAATTTTAACCGTTTATATTAAAATAAGCTAAAACACAATGATTAGATGAATTTAATTCTTACTCTATCCCCCTTCCATAGTTGTTGGATGCGACTATATGGTAAGAGAAGTACGACAAGATTGTCTGGTTGAAAGGTTAAAGGCAATGATCTTAAAGATATCCTGTCCAATCTAAAAGTCGTAATTCattagaaagatatttgagaTTATCACAATTTGAGAGGCAATGCACTCTGAGCACTCTCAAATTTATTATCTTCAAGAAGGCATTAACACTCAAATTGAGCATCTTGCTTGATTCCCTAAAAATCACGTGCAAACAAAAAATGAgcattaaaatatagaaaaatattcGGTACCTAAAAGCTATGTTTCTCCAGTACTATTTTTAAGGATTTGTTTCCGATACTTAGATCTAACACCTATCCAAATATGGGTATTGATATATGATCCTTCAAGAACTCTTTAAATAcataaaaaagttttttttttaaaaatcacaaataCCCATTTTAGACATATATATCTATCTAACACTCACATTTGACTTGAATTACCTAAGTCATAGAAACtagaattaaaattttgatttatattGATGCAATGATAATGCATAATTCTATTCATTATTACTGAACGAAACTATgacaaatcattaaaaatgaaataaaatgattttatttttaaaaaattatgacaTTAAAATCTTGTTCACTAAGATACACAATCACTGcatcaaatataaacacttaatGTTGGCAAAGGATATATCTCTATCATGTTTCTTTTGAAAGAGTAGTACCTTTTagataaatttcataaatataatatcaaatattaagcattaacttaatttttatttgatactTTTACTAAAAAAGAACTAATAACAATATTATAATACACACcataaatgtgtatatatattttcttacCTTTTATTGTCGATGATCATGCCTTCAATCATTTTTGTAACctaaaaaacaaaaatagagaataaaacaaaataaatgatGTAAATAGTATGATAAAACTTACAACAAATTGCATATATGTTTAACACTATTATAATCTTTTGGTCTCAATGCGTAAATAAAGCTTTTAAATAAAGTAAGATATTTGTAATGAGAATGAttcaatgaaattaaatatttatttatataaatcctTATTAACAATTATAATCAACAAAAGGAATTTACTTCAATGTCACAATTTTTTATGGACTACTATACAAATCATTTGGACTAAGCCTTTGTgttgattaaaaattttataataaaattagttTCAATTTTTTGTTGAATAATTTACCGTGTTTTTTGTTAGAACATGATGGACGTCTTTTTCCTCTCACAATCTACAACGTTTTCCAGGTTCATCAATAGATTTTTCTCTAACaatttttcttcccatttcttgTATCAAGCTATGCATCCACAAACACTTGTGTTCATCAACTTTTATGAAAGATTTCTTAATGAGAACATCTATTCCAATATTTGAGAAAAACTGACAACCATCGAATACTTTCATTATAAAATCTTTCTCCTCTCCATTGAAGAAGCATGCTATATCTAGAAATATATTCTTTTCGCATTCTTCCAATCCATCAAAGCTAATTCGAAGTCTATCGAGAATTTCTTTGTTAGAATCTTGTTTAAGTCTTTCTATTGCACTTCTCCATTGATCTACATCTCTACCGTACAAAAATGAACCCAAAACTTCAAGAACTAAGGGGAGACCACCAGTATAATGTACGACATGTTGAGAAAGCTCAATGAAATCATCTTTCACCATTGTATCACTATCAAAAGCTTTCAAATTAAAAAGCCTAAGGGCATCATTGGGATTCAATGTTGTAGGCTTATACACATCATCAACTCGGTAAGATCGAAGCAAATGTTCGTCTCTTGTCGTTACAATGATTCTACTCCCTAAACCAAACCAATCACGCTTTCAACCAAGCATTTCAAGTGTTGTATGTTATCAACATCATCAAGAACAATAAGAACCTTTTTATGAGACAACCTATGGCTAATTATGGCATTCCCTTCGTGAACATTGAAAAAATTGAAGCATTCATCAAACAAGATCTGGGAAAGAAGTTGTTTCTGTAAAAAAAACAAGTCCATGTTTATCTGAAACTTCTCGAACATCAGCAAGAAAGGTTTTACCTTCAAAATGAGGTGACATTTGAGTATAAGCAATTATTGCAAGAGTTGTCTTACCGATGCCACCCATTTCGCAAATTCCTATAATGCAAACATCATCTTCCCcaatgtctattttagaatacAACTCCCTCAAAGGTATACTAATTCCAACTAGCTCATCATCAACAACAGTATAAGTCTGACACAATTTCGCTGATATCTTTTTAGCAATATCTTCAATAAATTCTGATTCATGCCTACAAGGAAAtatcatttaattctttaaaaaattgTTGAATCATAATATAGTTTGGAAGCAAACAAAAAGAAAGGATAAGAAAGCAAGATCTGTTACGACGTCAAAATACACAACGTTCTCTTTAGTTGAAATATTGAACTTTGCAATTatctttttaatcatttttaatttttattttaaaattttattatgggATATGTTTTTAGGTGGCCAATAGTAAGAGGATTGGTGGTTGAGGTTaacgaatttttttttataagaaaAAATTAGTCTAGCGGACCTAAATACTGTTTCGACAAAAACACAtaggattatatatatatatatatcaatccaGAAAATAACAATTTTGTTAGACAGTAAAACTAGAAAATAGAGAAGAAAGAATGACCTATTATTTAAATGCCATCCCTTGATGTTAGCCACTTCCGTTAAAGCATTTCGCCACCTTTGGATCTTTTCTCTATCTTCCTTATATCTCTCTTCATGTTTCGCAAACGCTTCTTCTACATTTTCCTTTTGTTTTCTTAAATCGGATGGATCCACATTGTAGAATATTGGAAATACTTTATGTTCCGTATCCTTTTTTTGTTTAACTATCTCAGCAAGCTCCTCCAAGCACCAACTTGAAAAGGCATAGGTTTTTGAAAAAACGATTACCGAGCACCATGATTGCTGAATTGCTTCAAAGAGTTTAGGTGCGATCTCTTCGCTCGCCTCCAACTTTGGATCATCTCTAAAAGTGACAATCCCACGCCTCTTTAGAGCATTGTAGAGATGATCTGTGAAGTTCTTGCGAGTATCTTCACCTATAAAACTCAAGAAAACATCGTATGTCTTTTTAGAAATGGAGGAGGAAGCTGAGGGTAACGACAACATGAGGATGTATGAGAAGAATGTTAACATTAATGGAAGACAATTAATAATGGTTGCCATTAACATTAATGGGAGACAATAAAAAATGACAACCACCAACTTTGgaaaagtggcatgggataattttttttggtccttgagataatgggctatttatagtttggtccttgaacctcaactataaataggccttctcatttctcatttcatcatcccaaccaatctttctctcttagttttctctcttctcccatttgagaattcttaaggaattctatttgtttgtaatattttgaagatagtaaagttatcatctggtgttagtgcccgaggacgtaggtataatttaccgaacctcgttaaaactcttgtgttctttttgtcctatttttctttcaatatttgaggtataatagtagtatttaattgtgctattaaattacgttagaaggaatattctgactaaggaaagacttggtatttaagagatccttgtgatccacctctcttccctgggaattgaactttgtgtgattttttagtacaataatttacacgctccaaccctattggaacaacaagtggtatcagagccaaggttaatcgtagtatgctctgtggttgcagtttaaactgatcttccacatcagaaaagatttccttaggtatattgaaagattatggagaaaacggtcggtgtaggagcttcaacatcgtccatatggacaagaccgacaattgcaaatgcaagattggccgtggagatctttgatggcacgggccattttggtatgtggcaaagtgaggttctagatgccatttttcagcagggtctagacattgccattgatgaagagaaaccagatgatgtacaggagaaagattggaaggcgatcaatcggttggcatgtggcacaattcgatcatgcctttctcgagcagaggtatgctttttcaaaggagacttcgcaaataagttgtgggtggcacttgaagaaaaattttgaagaaaaacagtcaaaataagctcaacttgaagaaaagactgctTTCGCTTCACatacgtcccaagtaccacaatgaatgatcacatcaccaaatttaatcgttAGTCACCGATTTGttgaatatggatgagacattcaaagatgaagatttggctttgatgttgttggggtcacttcgaggagtttgagttcctagaaactactctacttcatggcaggagtgatatatctctgagcgaagtctgtgcggccttatacagttatgaacagagaaagaaggacaaacagaaaaactcaatcagagatacagaagctttagtagtccgagctcgttcatacactcggaagaaaactcaaaaggggagatcaaagtcaaagtccagactcgggaaagatgaatgtgccttttgtcatgagaaaggccactagaagaaaaattgtccaaagctgaagaataagggaaaagttGTTGTAAATGCTTGTATTGTAAAGCATGATACCAGTGACTCTGAActatcactggttgcatcatcatcgtcgttccattcagatgagtggatattggattcaggttgtacctatcatatgtcccctaaccgggagtggttctctgatttagtagaactaaatggaggagttgtttatatgggcaatgacaatgcctgtaaaactgttgggataggttcaatccaattaaagaatcaagatggatcaaccagagttctaactgatgttcggtacgtgcccagtttgaagaaaaatctcatctcattgggagccttggaatccaatggttcagttgttactatgagagatggggttttgaaagtgacatctggcgcacttgtgatattgaagggcatcaggaaaaataacttgtattactaccaaggtagtacagttattggagcagtCGCTGCAGCTTCTAGTAACAAAGACTTGGACTCaatgcagttgtggcatatgaagttgggacatgccagcgaaaaatccttgcaaattctggcaaagcaaggattgttgaaaggtgcaaaggcttgcaaattaaaattttgcgagcattgtgttctgggaaagcaaaagagagtgaagttcggcactgctatccataatacaaaaggtattttggaatatattcactcagatgtgtgggggccttccaaaacaccttcgttgggaggaaaacactactttgttacctttgttgatgacttttccagaagagtttgggtgtataccatgaaaactaaggatgaagtgcttggagtttttcttaaatggaaaactatgatcgaaaaccagactggcaagaaaatcaagcggcttagaaCGGACAATGGAGGCGAATATAGAAGTGATCCattcttcgatgtgtgccaagagtattgTATTGTTCGACTCTTCACAGTTAGGGATACACCGcagcagaatggagtggcagagcgtatgaatcgaacattgctggagaaagttcgatgtatgttgtccaatgctgggttgggcaagcaattttgggctgaggctgtgacatacgctggccatcttgttaatcgtttgccatcatctgcattagaaagaaaaactcctatggaggtatggtctggaaaaccggctacagattatgattccttacatgtgtttggatccactgcatattaccatgtgaaggagtcaaagttagatccgagggcaaagaaagctctctttatgggaatcacttctggagtgaagggatttcatctttggtgcttagacacaaagaaaatgatctgtagcagagatgttacctttgatgaatctgccacattgaaaaaggtagcagataaagatattcagacgagcgatactccacagcaggtggagtgtactccaaaacaggtggagtttgagcagatggggattttcccagttaataagtctaattctccagccacaatggaggaattagaggttgaagaggttctgacccaagaaccattaagtacac
This is a stretch of genomic DNA from Gossypium arboreum isolate Shixiya-1 chromosome 11, ASM2569848v2, whole genome shotgun sequence. It encodes these proteins:
- the LOC108472069 gene encoding uncharacterized protein LOC108472069, encoding MRESETIKQYSNRIMAIINNIRLFDDDFSESRVVEKVIATLLEKFKSKISSLEDSRDLSTISLSELVNSLYALEQKRPNRQEEHPEGAFQAKAKEGSSSSQKGKKPWVNRREKSRRDARKKRFPPCIHWKEQAQQQMQAQAAEDLQVQKGIFLQPPVLQPQAMIGNGNLIEAKGRGNMVINTQSGNKVIFDVLFVPDINQNLLSVGQLVEKGYLLAFKNGSCIVEDSYG
- the LOC108472070 gene encoding disease resistance protein RPV1-like — its product is MEGCTRLVDVHPSLGLLKRLKLLNLRECKSLKSLPTKIGTESLETLVLSGYSNLARFPEIDGKMEHLKTLHLSDCCKVEYLPENLQQAEFLEELDLSETAIKEPPFFISQLKNLKILSFGGCKGPSKLKRNILSLFKVSQRGRMNSIALMLPLLSGLSSLRKLKLRDCNLGEGDIHSAISCLSSLTNLDLSGNNFNSIPASLTRLSKLEFLILSNCSLCNIGEGDIPSDISGLSSLRILDLSGNNFTSIAASLTRLSSPQNLEVSNCSELESLPVLLARMTSEWRTSASIRAINSYRLAENISAVTLLKTHLKAFANSRKEFDIIIPGNEIPEWFSQQRGGSVIEIPLPLNIQNDSQWIGVAFCCIFDNDGGSEGKAISCRAYIRCRNPRRIQSTFFPSDREIISKDHLFLCYFSRDKLYPLSLEDKRGEHETKNLWTMDCSDHECDELQISFQGTNSIPCVKVKKCSVRIMYEKDLEEIRQLQCHTTQSSPNFELIHHHSTDNDESTGSTSLVKQKRNIDEETVEEGPQPKRMQKIFNFIMGQSRKKQ